The following proteins are encoded in a genomic region of Oncorhynchus keta strain PuntledgeMale-10-30-2019 chromosome 35, Oket_V2, whole genome shotgun sequence:
- the LOC118368082 gene encoding uncharacterized protein LOC118368082 isoform X2, whose product MSRNKCTMKTTVSCEDLDQKNPSHDCGWRQRRWHSAETLVNQTSTLRWVERPQGLGLAGSEKYDGEEEEEGDQSSDCDSLFSVDSLSSVYATALAEQLKQEEAIQSEGESEDSQMLKDSLAMESRGKHIAARPAQRRTVVVPSHSVVRDCLNPSIGKTINMASEIQPTEEGREDIGKPNEMPAEASWSHHGGPKTRVNKTTGATRESLYQNQPATEPRCRDPVSKLSEELGHVHTMLTSSPCFLSSCSVEEPESLLVLTDPWSYTDAADSPRILRDSAVLRRRMVFSHGALDLNSSPSPISVDLSDCQCGFGSIRSHSSASTDSTEGKHVPVEEQRLGVSTDSLNFPDSQLLQMSPLRLMMPLNHEAVCCKGYFERQLVSSKGLLKGSINDPGLHQNQSRDVSAELPSHGSACAPTIDYKIQCTPSTSTLEADIFHGPQMQQVTLTPEVMFVGVADLTNYTDTSLSTYSHLSKASMLTYPKTEGEMLNETPAIESAPNNYSGDNELCNLDGDMEEVREEEFYEASNTKDISLESEFKILQTLEAKVTEQDCVLPEQDCVLPEQDCVLPEQDCVLPEQDCVLPEQDCVLPEQDCVLPEQDCVLPEQDCVLPEHEFFKVSCKNSIKKNKGLQDSFIGSLKIPKRSNGGDFAALSTITVKNSQEVISPDDNYNTSELKDKQTSSAVDSFKLNLSCNEGHFQRDTSALVAMSVSVHISHENLSPCYHKTIDTGGHKESPFGEKAVIEKRREVEQVEQREFQGRGEKLNSGSKRREVENVRLGHHHGDSNCRTSDHRISEVMKEDMRMSFIDGGGDNSNSEPDSRSSQILNALPTSNPNKCDSPKGLQAVKDHQIADDPLVIIKPGSCSTSEKSCIDSEILKMDNTTDMENVSHGKVFRLSTSIKLNFMNQLSLISKENDPDHRTKISSGSQLSKSFQENMREVQLKNGITDVDAREYKGQDASGCSVITPNASVNSGAASFTVKSYEIQLSLALNNRGKPEYISKPVLLPMGCSSMSTSTSTAPKEFLLSPGKEFERDVPFSHMENMKKETGPEKYHPHHACLSNNASPEQNLKSSALQPLQNCPGTVSSVTTPPNMAFAHAGDLIMDSEYEVQGESKNQCKLTSTGASGQLYLNDCHRHAAVDSFSDKIRTQCTPENIEKHHNSQPLSNNFCESQKLQEKGRKNHIKVRNELQKYPPFATNLSQELPQSKCSLSQELPQSKCSLSQELPQSKCSLSQELPQSKCSLSQELPQSKCSLSQELPQSKCSLSQELPQSKCSLSQELPQSKCSLSQELPQSKCSLSQELPQSKCSLSQELPQSKCSLSQELPQSKCSLSQELPQSKCSLSQELPQSKCSLSQELPQSKCSLSQELPQSKCSLSQELPQSKCSLSQELPQSKCSLSQELPQSKCSLSQELPQSKCSLSQELPQSKCSLSQELPQSKCSLSQELPQSKCSLSQELPQSKCSLSQELPQSKCSLSQELPQSKCSLSQELPQSKCSLSQELPQSKCSLSQELPQSKCSLSQELPQSKCSLSQELPQSKCSLSQELPQSKCSLSQELPQSKCSLSQELPQSKCSLSQELPQSKCSLSQELPQSKCSLSQELPQSKCSLSQELPQSKCSLSQELPQSKCSLSQELPQSKCSLSQELPQSKCSLSQELPQSKCSLSQELPQSKCSLSQELPQSKCSLSQELPQSKCSLSQELPQSKCSLSQELPQSKCSLSQELPQSKCSLSQELPQSKCSLSQELPQSKCSLSQELPQSKCSLSQELPQSKCSLSQELPQSKCSLSQELPQSKCSLSQELPQSKCSLSQELPQSKCSLSQELPQSKCSLSQELPQSKCSLSQELPQSKCSLSQELPQSKCSLSQELPQSKCSSETQVDKFHKTCVTVDPDPKNKHPSVKHKTCHVEKWLKTLCLNFASDNTKDCQMAKNEEGSRTDGPLAKSPGTLFDVPSKINSIGSSPSQITHGSSDAHMKILGDICRYIMSREGNTKTSNCRQSHQFCGSSVVHYKKGKSKRFRRSKAQAPPSSSSDSTLKSSSDEEEKIPPRLDQNRSSSTRMKSGTQTNGKLEEMIQCNVGEMSLVKRQSPQSKDNHTMEACTDQTPYKSDDNAGVGISLGQKEHSPNGQSPHIEKRTPKTQDLPMHFASSDINPFAHQWQEEEPNQSCYKNQVFGSATDISCKSPLLESTTKHITRCCSVDNDLNVQNSPFNSHLSTYANNKGLSSTLSSMEEDFKDQTSLKAHLKERTNQVSGVDDHNQQVTLTMSCNSSSCYNVSGDIGNSTGQVDEIMLVYDSSERAFQGHGFQRSETNTRCDQSTQTTFTQETTTQTTINHGDLQRRNNRHRKSSTQVPVLQKTTEACRETTTWASLQNMSEHLTQLIVNTSDLLGNVQGMRSGESLKHSLITNVNSSSHLYSSTDWMKRDCSTKTAVDIGIQTERTLTPVQDKMSIPQTLSTERSKAHEVNVIVKVIGSEVLTVSQDKGLPLQHQLKKNLDDNIQSMPDLRLNGSTVNQRSILEPESLPHKVPSLETVQRHNHSNPAIRNISNEDCNPERVSSSKSLGVSEVCHHLSEILRPECHNILRRSDPGIGYRKQVSFTDRACSPILTVRPRAGSNQSRIKYLQSPKEEQKFETQNRTKHHISDQSTPCLSYSGHKTCMSFIKNDKISGHDSLHLCDKPGDNSTTESMGLIFLENVSALSHSRPKGSDGCSGSLSSSIDNYIHNETSVVIQEEEKEMSVWHKTSQRPIWSLPSVLSSNRVAMQNHTSLVFSQTGESKHEEKSFSTFGDQLSYRRHSIDYHNSRSSERPVEHFTGAYEHSPISDSTIHVQEDDMVSLGPSECNTDILVNTNPVTHTPNFQHSQHQLDHQRLPEDLPVHNKFTNWSGISQHPSEIGRTNSLMKPAVYLPTGHEAQRNQPEWAELESQESESSLSPEPMFHKDKKTREIERLRKEREQVMATVQLNMNPHHLTLELTEAKLHYGLGEMDTLLKMLTSGGTKEEEPSPVPTKQQLYDQHRRSIESLRKDREAQLQTCRRTRSLSPSKHHFTLSPPQPRSPPQKDPRVSALPSRCRGYLQQLRQEVVTSRMIPDPSRGEGEYPPEIEHLLRDYGRAREEAMTEISRARERLRERTEQEKRRLQQQTLSQMVNINYSHLG is encoded by the exons ATGAGCAGGAATAAATGCACGATGAAAACAACTGTCTCATGCGAGGACCTTGATCAGAAGAATCCTTCACATGATTGTGGGTGGAGACAAAGACGGTGGCATAGTGCAGAGACTCTGGTGAACCAGACCAGCACCCTAAGGTGGGTGGAGAGACCGCAGGGACTGGGACTGGCAGGATCGGAGAAGTATGACggtgaggaagaagaggagggtgacCAATCCTCAGACTGTGACAGCTTGTTCTCTGTGGACTCCCTGTCCTCAGTCTACGCTACAGCCTTGGCAGAGCAGCTGAAGCAGGAGGAGGCTATCCAGAGCGAAGGAGAGAGTGAAGACAGTCAGATGTTGAAGGACTCACTGGCTAtggagagcagagggaagcaTATTGCAGCAAGGCCTGCACAGAGACGGACTGTGGTAGTACCCAGTCACTCTGTGGTGAGGGATTGTCTCAATCCCTCGATTGGAAAAACTATAAACATGGCGTCGGAGATTCAGCCAActgaagagggaagagaagacaTTGGGAAACCTAATGAAATGCCAGCAGAGGCTTCCTGGAGCCATCATGGCGGCCCTAAAACCCGAGTCAATAAAACAACCGGCGCAACAAGGGAATCACTGTATCAGAATCAGCCAGCAACAGAACCCAGGTGTAGGGACCCTGTATCAAAGCTGAGTGAAGAGCTTGGGCATGTCCACACCATGTTGACCAGCAGCCCATGCTTTCTGAGCAGCTGTAGTGTGGAGGAACCAGAGAGTTTGCTAGTGCTTACAGATCCATGGTCCTACACTGATGCAGCAGATAGTCCTAGGATCCTTAGGGACTCTGCCgtgttgaggaggaggatggTATTTAGTCATGGTGCGTTGGACCTCAACAGTAGTCCTAGTCCCATCAGTGTGGATCTGTCTGACTGTCAGTGTGGATTTGGATCCATTAGATCCCATAGCTCTGCATCTACCGACAGCACAGAGGGCAAACATGTTCCAGTAGAGGAACAAAGACTTGGGGTTTCAACTGATTCTTTGAATTTCCCTGATTCTCAGCTTCTCCAAATGTCACCGCTACGTTTGATGATGCCATTGAATCATGAGGCGGTGTGTTGTAAGGGCTATTTTGAACGGCAGTTAGTCAGTTCAAAAGGTTTGCTGAAGGGATCTATTAATGATCCAGGTTTACACCAAAATCAAAGTAGAGATGTCTCAGCAGAGCTTCCTTCACATGGATCTGCATGTGCTCCAACCATTGACTATAAGATTCAATGCACCCCATCAACATCAACATTGGAGGCTGACATTTTTCATGGGCCTCAGATGCAGCAGGTCACATTAACTCCAGAAGTGATGTTTGTGGGAGTAGCAGACCTAACAAACTACACCGATACTAGTTTGTCTACCTACAGTCATCTGTCAAAAGCCAGTATGTTAACTTACCCTAAAACTGAAGGTGAGATGTTGAATGAGACACCTGCCATCGAAAGTGCCCCAAATAATTATTCTGGAGATAATGAACTATGCAATTTAGATGGAGACATGGAAGAAGTCAGAGAAGAGGAGTTTTACGAAGCAAGCAATACCAAAGACATATCACTTGAAAGTGAGTTTAAAATTCTGCAAACGCTTGAAGCCAAAGTCACAGAGCAGGACTGTGTGTTGCCAGAGCAGGACTGTGTGTTGCCAGAGCAGGACTGTGTGTTGCCAGAGCAGGACTGTGTGTTGCCAGAGCAGGACTGTGTGTTGCCAGAGCAGGACTGTGTGTTGCCAGAGCAGGACTGTGTGTTGCCAGAGCAGGACTGTGTGTTGCCAGAGCAGGACTGTGTGTTGCCAGAGCATGAGTTTTTCAAAGTGTCTTGTAAAAATTCCATAAAGAAGAACAAAGGCCTGCAGGACAGTTTCATTGGCAGCTTGAAAATTCCAAAGAGGAGCAACGGAGGGGACTTCGCAGCGTTGTCTACTATAACAGTCAAGAACAGCCAGGAAGTTATTTCACCAGATGACAACTATAACACCAGTGAATTAAAAGACAAACAAACTTCCTCTGCAGTCGATTCATTTAAACTAAATCTGAGCTGCAATGAAGGTCACTTCCAACGAGATACCTCGGCTTTAGTAGCAATGTCAGTGTCTGTGCACATATCCCATGAAAATCTCTCTCCATGTTACCATAAGACCATTGACACGGGTGGCCATAAAGAGTCTCCTTTTGGAGAGAAGGCCGTTATTGAAAAGAGAAGAGAAGTAGAACAAGTTGAACAAAGAGAATTTCAAGGGCGAGGTGAAAAGCTCAACTCAGGAAGCaagagaagagaagtagagaaTGTTAGATTGGGACATCACCATGGTGATAGTAACTGTAGAACATCAGACCACCGAATCTCAGAGGTGATGAAGGAGGATATGAGGATGTCATTTATAGATGGGGGTGGAGACAACAGTAACAGTGAACCGGACAGTCGGAGTAGTCAAATCCTTAATGCCTTGCCAACAAGCAATCCTAACAAATGCGATTCACCAAAAGGTCTACAAGCAGTGAAGGATCATCAAATAGCTGATGATCCACTGGTAATCATTAAGCCAGGCTCTTGTTCAACATCAGAAAAGTCTTGTATCGATTCTGAGATTCTAAAAATGGACAACACGACAGACATGGAAAACGTGAGCCACGGAAAGGTTTTCAGACTCTCTACTTCCATCAAATTAAATTTTATGAATCAACTAAGTTTGATAAGTAAAGAGAATGATCCAGACCATAGGACAAAGATCTCGTCGGGGTCCCAGTTAAGTAAGAGCTTTCAAGAGAACATGAGAGAAGTGCAATTGAAAAATGGAATAACTGATGTTGATGCAAGGGAATACAAGGGGCAGGATGCTTCTGGCTGTTCTGTCATTACACCGAATGCAAGTGTCAATTCTGGTGCAGCATCTTTCACCGTTAAAAGCTATGAGATCCAATTAAGTCTGGCATTGAACAACCGAGGAAAACCTGAATACATCAGCAAGCCTGTACTGCTGCCAATGGGATGTTCTTCAATGTCTACTTCCACTTCCACTGCACCCAAAGAATTCTTACTTTCTCCAGGGAAAGAGTTTGAAAGGGATGTCCCTTTTTCGCATATGGAGAACATGAAGAAAGAAACAGGTCCTGAGAAGTATCATCCTCATCATGCTTGTCTTAGTAATAACGCTTCACCTGAGCAAAACCTGAAATCTAGTGCTCTACAACCTCTCCAGAACTGCCCAGGAACAGTGTCCTCAGTGACTACGCCACCCAATATGGCCTTTGCACATGCAGGGGACCTCATAATGGATTCAGAATATGAGGTTCAAGGCGAAAGCAAGAACCAATGCAAATTGACCTCAACGGGTGCAAGTGGACAACTTTACTTAAATGATTGTCATCGGCATGCAGCtgtagattcattctctgataaAATCAGGACTCAATGTACACCAGAAAACATTGAGAAGCACCACAACAGTCAACCACTCTCAAATAATTTCTGTGAATCACAGAAGCTACAGGAGAAAGGCAGAAAAAATCACATTAAGGTCAGAAATGAGCTCCAAAAATATCCTCCCTTTGCAACAAATCTGAGTCAGGAACTACCACAGTCAAAGTGCTCATTGAGTCAGGAACTACCACAGTCAAAGTGCTCACTGAGTCAGGAACTACCACAGTCAAAGTGCTCACTGAGTCAGGAACTACCACAGTCAAAGTGCTCACTGAGTCAGGAACTACCACAGTCAAAGTGCTCACTGAGTCAGGAACTACCACAGTCAAAGTGCTCACTGAGTCAGGAACTACCACAGTCAAAGTGCTCACTGAGTCAGGAACTACCACAGTCAAAATGCTCACTGAGTCAGGAACTACCACAGTCAAAGTGCTCACTGAGTCAGGAACTACCACAGTCAAAGTGCTCACTGAGTCAGGAACTACCACAGTCAAAATGCTCACTGAGTCAGGAACTACCACAGTCAAAGTGCTCACTGAGTCAGGAACTACCACAGTCAAAGTGCTCACTGAGTCAGGAACTACCACAGTCAAAGTGCTCACTGAGTCAGGAACTACCACAGTCAAAGTGCTCACTGAGTCAGGAACTACCACAGTCAAAGTGCTCATTGAGTCAGGAACTACCACAGTCAAAATGCTCACTGAGTCAGGAACTACCACAGTCAAAGTGCTCACTGAGTCAGGAACTACCACAGTCAAAGTGCTCACTGAGTCAGGAACTACCACAGTCAAAGTGCTCACTGAGTCAGGAACTACCACAGTCAAAGTGCTCACTGAGTCAGGAACTACCACAGTCAAAGTGCTCACTGAGTCAGGAACTACCACAGTCAAAGTGCTCACTGAGTCAGGAACTACCACAGTCAAAGTGCTCACTGAGTCAGGAACTACCACAGTCAAAATGCTCACTGAGTCAGGAACTACCACAGTCAAAATGCTCACTGAGTCAGGAACTACCACAGTCAAAGTGCTCACTGAGTCAGGAACTACCACAGTCAAAGTGCTCACTGAGTCAGGAACTACCACAGTCAAAATGCTCACTGAGTCAGGAACTTCCACAGTCAAAGTGCTCACTGAGTCAGGAACTACCACAGTCAAAGTGCTCACTGAGTCAGGAACTACCACAGTCAAAATGCTCACTGAGTCAGGAACTACCACAGTCAAAGTGCTCACTGAGTCAGGAACTACCACAGTCAAAATGCTCACTGAGTCAGGAACTACCACAGTCAAAATGCTCACTGAGTCAGGAACTACCACAGTCAAAGTGCTCACTGAGTCAGGAACTACCACAGTCAAAATGCTCACTGAGTCAGGAACTACCACAGTCAAAATGCTCACTGAGTCAGGAACTACCACAGTCAAAGTGCTCACTGAGTCAGGAACTACCACAGTCAAAATGCTCACTGAGTCAGGAACTACCACAGTCAAAATGCTCATTGAGTCAGGAACTACCACAGTCAAAATGCTCACTGAGTCAGGAACTACCACAGTCAAAGTGCTCACTGAGTCAGGAACTACCACAGTCAAAGTGCTCACTGAGTCAGGAACTACCACAGTCAAAGTGCTCACTGAGTCAGGAACTACCACAGTCAAAGTGCTCACTGAGTCAGGAACTACCACAGTCAAAATGCTCACTGAGTCAGGAACTACCACAGTCAAAATGCTCACTGAGTCAGGAACTACCACAGTCAAAATGCTCACTGAGTCAGGAACTACCACAGTCAAAGTGCTCACTGAGTCAGGAACTACCACAGTCAAAATGCTCACTGAGTCAGGAACTACCACAGTCAAAATGCTCACTGAGTCAGGAACTACCACAGTCAAAATGCTCACTGAGTCAGGAACTACCACAGTCAAAATGCTCACTGAGTCAGGAACTACCACAGTCAAAATGCTCATTGAGTCAGGAACTACCACAGTCAAAATGCTCACTGAGTCAGGAACTACCACAGTCAAAATGCTCACTGAGTCAGGAACTACCACAGTCAAAATGCTCATTGAGTCAGGAACTACCACAGTCAAAATGCTCATTGAGTCAGGAACTACCACAGTCAAAATGCTCACTGAGTCAGGAACTACCACAGTCAAAATGCTCATCTGAAACTCAGGTAGACAAATTTCATAAGACTTGTGTGACCGTCGATCCTGATCCTAAAAATAAACATCCCAGTGTAAAACACAAAACATGTCATGTTGAAAAATGGCTGAAGACTCTTTGCCTCAACTTTGCCTCTGACAATACCAAAGATTGCCAAATGGCTAAAAATGAAGAAGGGTCAAGGACTGATGGACCTCTGGCAAAATCTCCTGGAACCTTGTTTGACGTACCAAGTAAAATAAATAGTATTGGATCTTCTCCATCCCAAATAACACATGGAAGTAGTGATGCTCATATGAAGATATTGGGTGACATTTGCAGATATATCATGTCCAGAGAGGGCAATACCAAAACATCTAATTGCAGGCAATCTCATCAGTTCTGTGGCAGTAGTGTTGTTCATTACAAGAAGGGAAAGTCCAAGAGGTTCAGAAGGTCCAAAGCCCAGGCACCTCCTAGCTCATCCTCTGACTCCACACTCAAGTCTTCCTCAGATGAAGAAGAGAAAATCCCTCCCAGGTTGGATCAAAACAGGTCTTCATCAACAAGAATGAAGTCAGGAACTCAAACTAATGGAAAATTAGAGGAGATGATTCAATGCAATGTTGGAGAAATGTCTCTAGTGAAAAGACAATCACCACAGTCAAAAGACAATCACACTATGGAAGCTTGTACTGACCAGACCCCATATAAATCTGATGATAACGCTGGAGTTGGCATCAGTTTGGGTCAGAAAGAACACAGCCCCAATGGACAATCACCACATATAGAGAAAAGGACACCAAAGACTCAAGATTTGCCAATGCATTTTGCCTCCAGCGACATCAATCCCTTTGCTCACCAATGGCAAGAAGAAGAGCCAAACCAAAGCTGCTACAAGAACCAGGTGTTTGGAAGTGCCACTGACATTTCTTGTAAATCACCGCTGCTGGAGTCCACTACCAAACATATCACTAGATGCTGCAGTGTCGACAATGATTTAAACGTGCAGAACTCTCCTTTCAACTCCCACCTGAGCACTTACGCCAACAACAAGGGACTCTCCAGCACCCTGAGCAGCATGGAGGAAGATTTCAAAGATCAAACGTCCCTCAAAGCCCATCTGAAAGAACGTACTAACCAAGTCTCCGGTGTTGATGATCACAATCAACAAGTGACTCTGACCATGAGCTGTAACTCATCTTCTTGCTACAATGTATCTGGAGATATTGGTAACAGCACTGGCCAGGTGGATGAGATCATGTTGGTTTATGACTCTTCAGAGCGGGCGTTTCAGGGTCACGGGTTTCAGAGGTCTGAAACTAACACCAGATGTGACCAGAGCACCCAGACAACCTTCACTCAAGAAACCACAACTCAGACAACGATCAACCATGGTGATCTACAGAGGAGAAACAACCGTCACAGAAAGAGCAGCACTCAGGTACCAGTGTTGCAGAAGACCACAGAGGCCTGTAGAGAGACCACCACATGGGCCAGCCTTCAGAACATGTCTGAGCATCTCACACAGCTGATAGTAAACACGTCTGATCTTCTGGGGAATGTTCAGGGTATGAGGTCTGGCGAAAGCCTCAAACATAGCCTGATAACAAATGTTAACTCTTCATCTCATCTGTACTCCTCCACAGATTGGATGAAGAGAGACTGCTCAACCAAAACTGCAGTAGATATTGGGATCCAGACCGAAAGGACTTTAACACCCGTTCAAGACAAAATGTCTATCCCCCAAACTCTGTCCACAGAGAGGTCCAAAGCCCATGAAGTTAATGTGATAGTCAAAGTGATTGGCTCAGAAGTTCTCACTGTGTCACAAGACAAAGGGCTTCCCCTTCAACATCAACTCAAGAAAAACCTGGATGATAATATTCAGAGCATGCCTGACCTGCGACTCAATGGCTCCACTGTTAACCAAAGATCTATCTTGGAACCAGAGAGTCTCCCACACAAAGTCCCTTCCCTGGAGACTGTCCAACGCCACAATCATTCAAATCCTGCCATTCGAAATATAAGCAATGAGGACTGCAATCCTGAAAGAGTGTCCTCCTCCAAAAGCTTGGGAGTATCTGAAGTCTGCCATCATTTGTCAGAAATACTCAGACCAGAATGCCATAATATCTTGAGAAGGAGTGACCCGGGAATAGGCTATAGAAAACAAGTGAGCTTCACAGACCGTGCATGCTCACCCATTCTCACTGTGCGTCCCAGGGCTGGCTCCAACCAGAGCAGAATAAAGTATTTACAGAGTCCCAAAGAAGAACAGAAGTTTGAGACGCAAAATAGAACTAAACACCACATTTCGGACCAGTCAACACCTTGTTTAAGTTACAGCGGACACAAAACATGCATGTCTTTCATAAAGAATGATAAGATATCAGGACATGACTCCCTTCATCTGTGTGACAAGCCAGGTGATAACTCCACCACAGAATCAATGGGATTGATATTCCTCGAGAATGTGAGTGCCCTCAGCCATTCAAGACCAAAAGGGTCTGATGGATGCTCAGGAAGTCTTAGTTCGTCCATCGACAATTACATCCACAATGAAACCAGCGTTGTCATCCAGGAGGAAGAAAAGGAAATGAGCGTATGGCACAAAACCAGCCAACGTCCAATATGGTCCCTTCCTTCTGTTCTAAGCAGTAACAGAGTCGCTATGCAGAACCACACCTCTCTCGTCTTTAGTCAGACTGGTGAGTCCAAACACGAGGAGAAATCCTTCTCTACTTTTGGAGATCAACTAAGCTACAGAAGACATTCAATAGATTACCACAACAGTAGATCATCAGAGCGTCCAGTGGAGCACTTCACTGGTGCTTATGAACATTCCCCTATCAGTGACAGCACCATCCATGTTCAGGAGGATGACATGGTGTCGTTGGGCCCAAGCGAGTGCAACACAGACATTCTAGTGAACACCAACCCAGTCACCCACACTCCCAACTTCCAACACTCCCAACACCAGCTAGATCACCAGCGGCTCCCTGAGGACCTACCTGTGCACAACAAGTTCACCAACTGGTCTGGTATCAGTCAGCATCCCTCTGAGATAGGACGGACTAATAGTTTAATGAAACCAGCCGTGTATCTACCTACTGGTCATGAAGCACAGAGGAACCAGCCAGAGTGGGCTGAGCTGGAGAGCCAGGAGTCAGAGTCCAGCTTGAGTCCAGAGCCCATGTTCCATAAGGACAAGAAGACACGAGAGATAGAGAGGCTACGTAAAGAGCGCGAGCAGGTCATGGCTACGGTCCAACTGAACATGAACCCTCATCATCTGACCTTGGAGCTGACTGAAGCCAAGCTGCACTACGGTCTGGGAGAGATGGACACGTTGTTAAAGATGCTGACATCTGGTGGAACCAAGGAGGAGGAACCGTCCCCTGTCCCTACCAAACAGCAGCTCTATGACCA GCACCGGAGGAGCATTGAGAGTTTGAGAAAGGACAGGGAAGCTCAGCTTCAGACCTGCCGTAGGACTCGCAGCCTCAGCCCTAGCAAGCACCACTTCACCCTGTCCCCTCCTCAACCCAGATCCCCTCCTCAAAAAGACCCCAGAGTTTCAGCCCTGCCCAGTCGCTGCAGAGGCTACCTTCAACAGCTCCGTCAGGAGGTAGTGACGAGCAGGAT GATCCCAGATCCATCCAGAGGAGAGGGTGAATATCCCCCTGAGATAGAGCATCTTCTGCGTGACTACGGCCGTGCCCGTGAGGAGGCCATGACAGAGATATCCCGTGCACGGGAACGGCTCCGCGAGAGGACAGAGCAGGAGAAAAGACGGCTCCAGCAACAGACTCTGTCTCAGATGGTCAAT ATAAATTATTCACATTTAGGATGA